TTCCTTCAATGGATTTACTTGTTCTAGGGGCTTATTCAGCAGTGCCTAGTGATCAGGCCTGTTTCTTTAACATTAAACCTGCGCGCTGTCCTGCCGGGACTTTGCTGTTGGGGAAGACAATGTATTGGGTGTCTTTTCCAACGCGATATTCTTGTTGATCGTCTTTCCAGATCACACTGTCGGTTTCAAAGGGCGTGAAGTTCCAGACGTCTTCTGCAATGTTCAATTCAAAGCTGTCGCCGGTGTTGATGATTTCATGACAGACTTCGAAGAGGTCGACAGATTGCGCCTGCTCTTCTTCAATGCAGGATTCCCGGCCTTCTAAGAGCAGGCAAATCAATGAATGAATGCCTTGATAGCGGCTCAGTTCGTTTTTGCCAAAGGGTTTTACGCTACCAAGTTCAATGGTAAAACTTTCTGCCCCGTATTTTACCGAGGTCAGAGCTGAGAAGGTGCCTGCCGGTGTGGCTTGTAACAATACGGTATGCACATCCGCTGCACACATGAAGGCAATTTGTTGACGTGGTGGCTGGCGATTCGGGACATAAGGGTAGAGTGCAAACTTCTCGCGGTGTGAGCCTCGAATAGCCGTGTGTAAATCGTAATGCAGAATATTAGGGGCACTGCTTTCGTCAGTTGAATGTGTCGGCTGATCTAGCGTGTGGGCGTTCAAAAACTGCTCGACCCAGCTTTCCAGTTCCTTAGCGCGTGCTGTTTCCAGATTTTGTGCCTTGCCTTTCTGAGCATGTTTGCCCAGAAACAAACGATTCAGGTTTTCTTCCACAAAGCGTTCGCCAATTCGCATGGCAGGTGGATTCCCTAACAAGAACAAGGTCGGGCGTTTGATCTGAACCTTCCCGGAAAAGACATCGTTGATGATGTGATTGCATACTTCAATCGGTGCCGTTTCATTACCGTGGATGGCAGAAGAGAAGATTAGTATCCGGTCATCAATACGGGTCTTGGGCTCAAAGCTCAGTGCGCCTAAACCAAGCCGGGTAACGCGCGTGCCATCATCCAGTATTGTCTGATTCGCCGGAGGTGGGGGCGTTAGATCATTCAGAGTTTCAGCGAGAAAATCTTGATTCGGAGCGAAGAAGGCTTGAGTCATCTCGTTCACCTGTTCTGAGTGGGATGCTGGATGGTCGTTTTCTATGGAAGAGCCTGGCTTGGTAGTATCAGAACCTGTTGTGTTAGGTTCGGTCATGTCAGGCCCGATAGTGTCTTACACAGTGGTAAGTATCGGGCCTGATACACGCTTGTTAAGAAAGCGGTCGTAAATGCGCCAACATCTTTTTCTCAAGGTATTTGAAGGTATAGATGAGGCAGAAGGTCATGCATAGGTAGATTAAAGCCACAAAGGTGTAAGCCTCAAACGGTGCATAGTGTTGAGCATAGACATCACGGGCAGCACCCGTCAGGTCAACAATGGTCACAACACTGGCGATGGCGCTGGCATGCAGCATAAAAATCACTTCATTACCGTATGCCGGTAAGGCTCTGCGGAAGGCGCTCGGCAGTACAATGCGTTGTGTCATTTTCCACCAAGACATGCCATAGGCTTTGGCGGCTTCGATTTCACCTTTCGGGGTTGCAACCAATGCGCCTCGTAAAATTTCCGTGGTATAAGCTGCGGTGTTCAGAACGAAGGCTAACAAACATGGGTAGAAGGCTTCTTTAACTACCGGCCAGAACATTGAATCCTGAATACCTTCAATAAACACCACACCGTAATAGATAATATAAAGTTGAATCAGTAACGGTGTGCCTCGGAATATGTAGGTGTACAACCAGATTGGTCTAGAAATCCAAGGGTTGTCAGAGGTTCTCATCAACGCCAGTGGAATCGACAGTACGGCGCCTACCACCAGAGACAAGAAGACTAACTGAACCGTCATTACAAACCCATCCCAATAGTGAAGCAGGGTTTGCATGTGGAAGATTTCGTTTTGATTGATCAGTGCGATTAAACTTTCCATCAATAATTACCCCTTAATCACACCAGCGCTGTAGCGAATTTCCAGTTTCTTGATAAACCACTCTGATATAGCCGTTAACGTCAGATAGACCGCTGCAACCGGAATAAAGAAAGTAAACGGTTCATGCACCGCTTTTGCCGCTTCTGATGCCAATCGCACCATGTCTGCCAAGCCGATGATGGATACCAAAGCCGTGGTTTTTAGCAGAACCATCCAGTTGTTGCCTAAGCCTGGTAAGGCATGACGCATCATCTGTGGAAACATAATGCGTTTGAAAATTTGGACATTACTCATTCCGTAAGCTTTTCCTGCTTCGATTTGTCCGTTTTCAACGGATTGGAAGGCTCCACGGAAGGTTTCAGACATGTAAGCACCAAAGATAAAGCCAATGGTTACCACACCTGCAATAAATTCATTGATGTTAAAAAACACATCGATTTCGTATGTTTCATACAGCCAGTCAGTGAAATTATTCATTATCACCTGACCGCCAAAGAAGATAAGCAGCATCAGCACCAAATCGGGTACGCCACGAATAAGGGTGGTGTAGGCCGTTGCTATGGCATTAGCAATTCTGTTGTTAGAGATTTTGGCAATGGCTCCCATTAAACCGAGTACTACGGCTAGAAATAACGAAAGAAAAGCAATCTCGATGGTAAGGATTGCGCCGTAAAATATCGAAGGGCCGTAGCCGTGAAAATCAATCATAATGCTTCGCTGTCTTGGCTGAGTTTAAAAACGTTCAAGGACAAAGTAAGAGAGCTACCTGGGTAGCTCTCACTTTTGCACTTACATCTTGATGTTGTAAGAGAAGTATTTCTTCATGATCTTGTCGTAAGTGCCGTTGTCTTTCACGGCCTTTAACGCAGCATTGAACTTGTCAGCTAGGTCTTTGTCGCGCTTACGCATCGCAACACCAACACCATCACCTAGTTGGATAGTGTCGCTGATTGAATCGAAGCCATCTTGTTTCATGATGGTTGACTCACCCACTGGGTAGTCAAGGAATACAAGATCCAGACGACCACCTTGTAGATCTAATACAAGGTCATCAGCGGTTGTGTAACGCTTAACATCAACTACGTCACCGAAGTTTTTCGTAACGTATTTATCCTGAATGGTACCGCGCTGCACACCTACGCTCTTACCTTTAAGTGCATCTTTACTTGATACATCAAGGCTCTTTGAGCTGTCAGGACCAAACCAAGAGGATGGGGTGTTGTAGTATGGCTCAGAGAACAATACTTTCTTTTTACGGTCTTCATTGATCGACATTGAAGAGAAAATAGCGTCGTATTTACGAGCTAACAGGCCTGGGATGATGCCGTCCCATGCTTGAATTACCCACTCACACTTCATCTGCATTTCAGCACATACTGCGTTACCCAGATCGATCTCAAAACCGGTTAGAGAACCGTCTGGCGCTTTGTATTCAAATGGCTCGTAAGGTACGTCTACTGCTAGACGAAGTTCCGTGTACTCTTTCGCAGCGGCAAAACCGCTAGTTAGTGCTAGTCCGCAAGCCAAAGCTGCTGCAACAATTTTTTTCATAACCGTAATCCTCGTTATGTGGTTCCTTTCAAAAGGTTTATAGCTTTTTAATAGTCTATAGTTTTATAAAGTGTGCTTCTTTCGGGCACCTTAGTATTTCGGAGCTAAGAATTGCTTCATTCGCTCTGAATCCGGGTTTTCAAAGACCTTCTGTGGTGATCCTTGTTCTTCAATTTTTCCTTGGTGAAGGAAGATCACCTTGTTCGAAACGTCTCGGGCGAAGGCCATCTCGTGGGTTACCACAATCATGGTGCGACCTTCTTCTGCAAGGCTTCTCATTACCTTCAAAACTTCGCCTACCAACTCTGGGTCGAGTGCAGACGTAGGTTCATCAAATAACATCACTTCCGGTTCCATTGCCAACGCACGGGCAATCGCAGCACGTTGCTGTTGACCACCGGACATTTGAGACGGGTAGTAATCACGACGCTCGTAAATGCCTACTTTATCAAGCAGCTCTTTGGCGTGTTCCATTGCTTCTTTTTTGGATTTGCCAAGTACATTGATGGGCGCTTCGATGATGTTTTCCATCACCGTCATGTGTGACCAGAGGTTGAATCCTTGGAATACCATAGACAGGCGGGAACGCATTGCTTCCACCTGCTTATTATTGGCAGGAACTCGAATACCCTGTTTGTCGGTTTTGAAGTCGATGTTTTCACCGTGAACAATGATGTCACCAGAGGTGGGTGTTTCAAGCAGGTTGATACATCTTAGAAAGGTACTTTTACCAGAGCCTGAGGAACCGATCATCGAGATCACGTCACCTTTTTCAGCTTCTAGTGAGATGCCCTTAAGTACTTCCAGGTCATTGAAGGTTTTATGGATATCCTTCACGACGAGGGGAGTAGCTTCTCCCATTGTAATTCTCCCAATAAAGAGGGTTTGTTAGAAAAGTTAAGAACCGAATGTTCCAATCGTCAATGTACGAAAGAAAATATAGCTGCTAACCGCAAACTTTATGCCATTGGATACAGGCGTTGTGGAACAATAAGAATAAGGATCTACTCGTCGTGTACTTCTGCAAGAACGAGTTTGGCAACTGGGGACGGCTGAGATAACAACACTGCAGGTGGATACTTGCAGACTGAGATAAGGACTGTGTCAATATCAAGTTGAGTTGTTTTCAGCATAAAAAGGCACTGTGTTGTTTTTCTTAAAGCCAGCTCCAACATCATGTGGTGGGCTAGCGTCAGTTTGAGACATTCTGTAGTGGATATTTTCGAAAATCAATACTTTTTACGTAACTCAAATTTTATGTTTTATTCATTAAAAGTAAACGAAATCTCTAATTGCTTGAAATAAAACATAAAAATTGAATCGTTCTCATTATAAAACGAAGCGTCTTACTTGCTCTCCAAGGTCGGATGAGACCTCTTTCAGGCCTTTTGTGTAACTTGAAACTGAGGTTACGGCGGTACGATTTTCTTCCGCAAGGCTGCCAATAGTGCGAATATTTTGACCAATTTGTTCACTTTCTTGGGCTTGTTTATTGACCACATCCGTCAGAATTTCAAGTTGCTCTAAGGATGCCTGTGAACCGGATT
This genomic stretch from Litoribrevibacter albus harbors:
- the astE gene encoding succinylglutamate desuccinylase, which produces MTEPNTTGSDTTKPGSSIENDHPASHSEQVNEMTQAFFAPNQDFLAETLNDLTPPPPANQTILDDGTRVTRLGLGALSFEPKTRIDDRILIFSSAIHGNETAPIEVCNHIINDVFSGKVQIKRPTLFLLGNPPAMRIGERFVEENLNRLFLGKHAQKGKAQNLETARAKELESWVEQFLNAHTLDQPTHSTDESSAPNILHYDLHTAIRGSHREKFALYPYVPNRQPPRQQIAFMCAADVHTVLLQATPAGTFSALTSVKYGAESFTIELGSVKPFGKNELSRYQGIHSLICLLLEGRESCIEEEQAQSVDLFEVCHEIINTGDSFELNIAEDVWNFTPFETDSVIWKDDQQEYRVGKDTQYIVFPNSKVPAGQRAGLMLKKQA
- a CDS encoding ABC transporter permease → MESLIALINQNEIFHMQTLLHYWDGFVMTVQLVFLSLVVGAVLSIPLALMRTSDNPWISRPIWLYTYIFRGTPLLIQLYIIYYGVVFIEGIQDSMFWPVVKEAFYPCLLAFVLNTAAYTTEILRGALVATPKGEIEAAKAYGMSWWKMTQRIVLPSAFRRALPAYGNEVIFMLHASAIASVVTIVDLTGAARDVYAQHYAPFEAYTFVALIYLCMTFCLIYTFKYLEKKMLAHLRPLS
- a CDS encoding ABC transporter permease, encoding MIDFHGYGPSIFYGAILTIEIAFLSLFLAVVLGLMGAIAKISNNRIANAIATAYTTLIRGVPDLVLMLLIFFGGQVIMNNFTDWLYETYEIDVFFNINEFIAGVVTIGFIFGAYMSETFRGAFQSVENGQIEAGKAYGMSNVQIFKRIMFPQMMRHALPGLGNNWMVLLKTTALVSIIGLADMVRLASEAAKAVHEPFTFFIPVAAVYLTLTAISEWFIKKLEIRYSAGVIKG
- a CDS encoding transporter substrate-binding domain-containing protein; the protein is MKKIVAAALACGLALTSGFAAAKEYTELRLAVDVPYEPFEYKAPDGSLTGFEIDLGNAVCAEMQMKCEWVIQAWDGIIPGLLARKYDAIFSSMSINEDRKKKVLFSEPYYNTPSSWFGPDSSKSLDVSSKDALKGKSVGVQRGTIQDKYVTKNFGDVVDVKRYTTADDLVLDLQGGRLDLVFLDYPVGESTIMKQDGFDSISDTIQLGDGVGVAMRKRDKDLADKFNAALKAVKDNGTYDKIMKKYFSYNIKM
- a CDS encoding ABC transporter ATP-binding protein; the encoded protein is MGEATPLVVKDIHKTFNDLEVLKGISLEAEKGDVISMIGSSGSGKSTFLRCINLLETPTSGDIIVHGENIDFKTDKQGIRVPANNKQVEAMRSRLSMVFQGFNLWSHMTVMENIIEAPINVLGKSKKEAMEHAKELLDKVGIYERRDYYPSQMSGGQQQRAAIARALAMEPEVMLFDEPTSALDPELVGEVLKVMRSLAEEGRTMIVVTHEMAFARDVSNKVIFLHQGKIEEQGSPQKVFENPDSERMKQFLAPKY